TGCCATACAGGTGTCGTCAAAATCCACAAAGTGGGCATTATCGTCGCGCCAGAGAATATTGCCGCAATGGGCATCTCCATGAACCCGGATGGCTTTGGGTTGGTACTGTTTTTCGATGTTTTCCAGTTTGTTCAGAATATCTCTGCTCAGGGTTTCGTAGGCAGGTAAAAGCGGTGTTGGAATAAAGTCATTTTCCAGCAGCCACTCCACATTGTCTTTGCCATAACGTTGTAAATTAATGGCTGGTCGATGTTCAAAAGGTTTTGCCGAACCCAACTGATGCAACCTTCCCATGCAGCGCCCCAGGGTGAGCAGGTGGTCAAAGTTGTCCAGTTCTGGTGGATAGCCACCTTTGCGTTCAAACAGTGCAAACTGAAAACCTTCGAATTCGTGCAGGGTTTCGCCCTGTTCGTTCTTTAAAGGAGGAACAATAGGAAACTCCATATCATGAAGTTCGAGGCTGAACTCATGTTCTTCCAGAATTTGCTCTTTGGTCCAGCGTTGTGGGCGGTAAAACTTGGCAATAATGCGCAGGCTTTCTTCAATGCCTACCTGGTAGACGCGGTTCTCGTAACTGTTTAATGCCATAATTCGGGCATCAGAAAGATAGCCCTGACTTTCAATGGCATCCAGCACCCGATCCGGAGTGAGCTGATCGTAAGGGTGTTGAGCACTTGAGTTCATACTGATGTCCGCGTACATAACCGATAAACAGCTATTTTATTGGGTGGTCGCGGGGCTGTCGAATACAGATAGATACTGACAGGGCTTCCAGTATCTGTATTCGGATGGATTTTAAAGTACCCTGAATTCGTATCATAAGTGCATAACCTCTGTAACCAGAGAGTTGCTTCAGAACCTTTGAAGTGAATCAGAACTCAGGTGTCAACCCCGTTTTGAAATGACCTTTTTCCACCGGTTTGAGATGACCCGTTTTCAGCAACACTTTTGATCAGCCAACCTGTAAAAGCCCCAGTTTTAACCTGTGCATAATCTGAGCATTTGTCTCTACAGAGCTGTAGCTCTTGATATTCAAGTCCTGATGGATGTGTACGTTTGTTTTAAATTGATGCATAAGCCTTGGGTCACCTTGCCGACTGAGTTGCATCACACCCAATGCAAATGGCATCAATGCCATTACCGTGCTATAAAACTACTATGCGAAGGCCGACTTTTTCTGATTTACAACAAAGTCGGCCACCCGTTGATTTCCAAGGTCTAGAGGAAAATATATTGTACATAAGTACATTAAAAATACAGCAAAATTGATGCACATGGACGACACATGTCTTTCGAAATGCGGCAAATTAATGTTGTAAAATGGTGCTATTTTCTTATCTAAGCCTTGGGAATTCTGAAAAGTCCGAATTTTGGCATTTACAGTAAAAGTCGGTCTTCGCGTACCTACTGCAAATCGTTAAATCTCTGAAGGTCATATTCCCCACTTGCGGCGAACTACTCACAGAGCTTACTTCATACCCAGCCCCTTGGGGCGGAGTAGTTGTCTCAAATGTTTAGCAGTCGTCAATGGAACTCAAAAGGATATGCCAAAGTCAAGATTTATTGAACAGTCTTCAAGCAAAGCAGTATTGCACTGAAAAGGTCTTTATCTCAGTACACTGAAATTTCGGCGGGTTTGACTCTATGAAGATCAATTGTTCCATACACATGCTTATCATTCTTTGCCAGATTGCTCTTCTTTCCTCTGGTGTCCGGGCACAACACTTTTTTCCGGCAGCTCTGGCTCCCGGATATTTGAAAATGCATGAATCACTATTGGAAAAAACGTTTGATGAGCATGCATCGTTGCGTGAAAAACGATCTATTAACGGAATGCCTGACTCTGGCAGATGGTATTGGATGATTAAAATAGTTAGATCATCAACAGCTCAGCCATGCACAGGTATTCCCCTGAATGCACGCTGGGTGATAACAGCGGCACACTGCACGATCAATGAGACAGAGGGAGTGCTGGCTATTGACTATACGGCCAATCTTGGAGACCAGACAGAGGACAAAACAGTTACTGCAATCAAAAATTACAGTCAGATCCATGGTGCAAGAATCCCTGTTAAACGAATTGTTAAACACCCGAACTCAGAAGCCGCCAAGGACGATAGGGCTTCAGGCATTGCTTCTACACAAAATCCTGCCACAACACCCCAAACAGAAGCTTTTGCTGGGGGACATGTGGGTGTTAATGATATAGCCCTGCTGGAGTTAAGCTTTCCCCTGCCTGTGGAAGTAGTTAACAAAACGCCACCCGTTAACTTTAATGAAGTTAATATCAAGCCAAATCTAAAAGCCACGATGGCGGGCTATGGGGACGGCTACGGAACAAATCCGCAAAATGTTCCACATTACTACTCAAGTACATTAAGAAGCTTTAAGAAGGGTGATTTGAAAATTCTGACTCTGCCTGTGAAAAAAAAGCCTAAACGGGGAAAAGTGAATTCTGGACCCAAGCGATGCAAAAGGCTTCTTTCAGGCAATGCTGAAGCCGACAACCCGATGATATGTGATACAGGTGCTCCAATCCCTTCCAATGGTGATAGCGGTGGTCCTCTGGTCAGCAATAACATGATTATTGGAACACTATACGGAGGAGATACTTACTCTGACATGAGCTTTCGGACAAAAGACGGTGCTGCTGTATTTGAAATGGAGCGTATCAAGTTTGAGCCGATTTTGTATCATAAACATCTTATTACGTCTAATGCAGGATTCCAATGGACTGATCATAAAATCATACCCGAGGGACAGGGCTTTTCACCAGTTACTACGAATTATAAAAAAGATGATTCAGGGATGGCTGTCGTGCCTGTCTGCAGAGTTAAAAACGCAGACAATAGCTGGTCTTATGGAACCATGACTAAGTATATTGGTCTTAAACACTGTCGTTATAGTTTTTACGGGTTTTACAGACATAAAGTAGCGCAACTTGAAGACATTAACTTTCAGGTAGCGTCCGGCTGGGAAAACCAGAACAGCGAATCAGATGCAAAAATTGTGTGGAAAAAATTGCATAAGAAACACCTGACACCAACGTCTTCTTCCACCACACCCATCGCTATAGACTTTGACTCTAAAGGTAACTCTCTTTATCTATGTGCACTGATAAGCGATGAAGATGGTGGTACAACTCATTTGGAAAATGGCGAATTTGGGATAATCAGTAAACAATCAAAACGATGTAAGATCGGAAACAAAGCATTTCGTTTTAGCCCTAACAGAAATCGATTTTTCTGGGTGCTTTCCATTCAAAGCCCGATGCATCAAACACAGTTTAGTAACCAGTAAAACTCATAGCCACATGGACTGTGGCAGCTTGAATTATGCACTTTCACATCAATGCGTTTGAACACAGCCTACTCTTTAGCTTTACGTTTATCATTAGAGAATTCCTTCGTTGTCAATCGTATTTTACTGTCCGGGCTTAGATCATCAAATTGCTGGCGTTCTGACCAGACACCAGACATCTATGGTTTTTACGCCCTGCTTTTTTAGAACTCTCGATAGCTCTGAAACGGTCTCCCCTGTGGTGACTACATCATCAACAATGGCAACATGCCGATAGCCTGTTTCCCTGCAGACAAAGGCTCCTCGAATATTCTTAAGACGTTCACTGGCTTTGAGTTGTTGTTGCGCTTCTGTCGCACGAATCCGTTTTACCATTTTTTTGTCTAAAACCATCTTTTTATCTTTTAGCTGACGATTGAGGGCTTTCGCCAGGAGCAGAGCTTGGTTGTAACCGCGCTGCTGTAAGCGCTTTCTGTGTAGCGGTACCGGAATAATGGCTTCTGGCCAGATTTCCTGATGGTAATGCTGTCGAAGCACCTCAGCCAGTGAGGCTGTCATTGGCTTTATCAAAGCGGTCTGCTGGCTGTACTTGATGCGGTGAATAATGTGGTTGACTGGAAAGCGGTACTGAAAAGCCGAGTAGCAGCGATTAAAGACGGGTGTTTTTTTAAGGCACTGACCGCAGAGTTTTGTTGATGCAACGAGGACAGGCAAGCCACAACTCTGGCAGGCTTGCTGATTATCGGGGCAGGCATTCAAACACAATTCACAGAGGGGTTGCCTGAACGACGTGGCTCCTCGACACAACAGGCAGCTTATTTGTAGCGTATTGTTTAATATTTGTTCGATTGTAAACATTCTTATGGATTAACGATTGACGTTAGATTTCAATTCATTATTATCAGCCATGTTTTAATCTCAATAATCAATATTAATGGCTGTGCTCAGCGTTACTGCCACGGGCGCTCCGGGGAAAAATTGAACAACATGACTGCACCTGTAGGCACCACTCACTCTGGTACAACCCTTCGCCATGACTGGACGGTCGAAGAAGTTGAGGCGTTGTTTCAGCAGCCTTTTAATGATCTGATTTTTCAGGCTCAGCAGACTCATCGTGAACACTTCAACCCGAATCAGGTGCAGGTCAGTACGTTGTTGTCGATCAAAACCGGTGCCTGCCCTGAGGATTGCAAGTATTGTCCCCAGAGTGGTCACTACAACACCGGACTCAGTAAAGAAAAGTTGATGGAAGTGCGCAAGGTGCTGGAAGAGGCGCGTGCCGCAAAAGTATCGGGTGCGACTCGTTTCTGTATGGGTGCAGCGTGGAAAAACCCGCCGGAAAAAGACCTGCCTTACATCATGGAAATGGTGAAAGGCGTGAAGGAAATGGGTCTGGAAACCTGCATGACGCTGGGTATGCTCAATGCCGATCAGGCGAGCCGTCTGGCAGAAGCCGGGTTGGATTATTACAACCATAACCTGGACACATCGCCCGAATTTTACGGCAGCATCATCACCACTCGCACCTTCTCTGATCGCCTGGATACTCTGCAGCATGTGCGAGATGCCGGTATGAACATTTGCAGTGGCGGCATTGTGGGGCTGGGTGAAACCGAGCGTGACCGTGCTGGCATGCTGGTGGCTCTGGCCAATCTTCCTAAACACCCTGAAAGTGTGCCTGTGAATATGCTGGTGCGGGTAGAAGGAACACCGTTGGAAGACGTTGAAACCGTGGATGGTATCGAATTTGTGCGCATGATTGCGGTGGCCAAAATTATGATGCCAGCATCCAGTGTTCGACTTTCTGCCGGTCGTGAAAACATGAGTGACGAGTTGCAGGCGCTGGCATTTCTGGCCGGAGCCAACTCTATTTTCCTCGGCGATAAGCTGCTGACCACACCCAACCCGAAAGAAAGCCGTGACCGACAGCTGTTTGATAAACTCGGCATCAACATGGACGATCGAACCGAGCAGGATGCTGAAGCCTTTGCCCGAAGCTGCCCTCTGCGTGAGCAGGATAACGACCATTATTACGATGCGATGAAAGCTTCCTGAGTGAATGGATACGGATTAGTCGATGGATCGCTCTATGGATAGCTCTATGAATAGCTGGATGGATAAAGAGCTGCAGCAGGATTTGCAGTCGCGCAGGGAAGCTAACCTGTATCGGTCTCGTAAAACGCTGGAGACGGCTCAAGGACCCGAGGTGGTCATTGATGGAAAACCGTATCTGGCGTTTTGTAATAATGATTACCTCGGGTTAGCCAACCATCCTGAAGTGGTTGCCCGCCTGAAAAAGGCGACAGCTGACTATGGTGTCGGCGGCGGGGCTTCCCACCTTGTGGTGGGTCATAGTAGAGCTCATCATCAACTGGAAGAAGAGCTGGCTGAATTCACCGGAAGAGACCGGGTACTGCTGTTCTCTAACGGCTATATGGCCAACCTCGGTGTGATCTCTGCTCTGCTAAATAAGCAGGACGCTGTGTTTCAGGATCGCCTGAATCATGCCTCGCTTCTGGATGCCGGTCTTTTGTCGGGCGCCCGTTTTCAGCGTTATTTGCACAATGATGTGGACAATCTGACCACCCGACTGGAGCGTTCTGATGCCCGTCGCAAGTTGATTGTGACCGATGGAGTGTTCAGCATGGACGGTGATGTGGCGCCCTTGCCGGAGCTGGCAGAGCTGGCAAAACAGCAAAACGCCTGGTTAATGGTTGACGATGCCCACGGTTTTGGCTGTTTGGGCAAGATGGGCGGGGGAGTTGCAGAATACTTTGATCTATCTCAGGATGACTTGCCGGTGCTGGTTGGTACACTGGGCAAGGCCTTTGGTACGGCTGGTGCGTTTGTAGCGGGTAGTGAAGCGTTAATTGAAACACTTATTCAGTTTTCCCGTACCTATATTTACACCACCTCCATGCCGCCGGCGGTAGCGGCTGCCACCCGAACCAGTCTGAAACTGCTGCGTGAAGAAACCTGGCGACGTGACCATTTACAGGTGCTGGTTCAGTATTTTCGCCAGGGTTGTGAACAACTGGGGTTGCAGCTGATGGAATCGGCTTCACCGATTCAGCCGGTAATGGTCGGCAGTGCCAGCAGTGCGTTGGCGATGAGTAATGCACTGGCTGAACAGGGTATTCTGGTGACTGCCATCCGACCGCCTACCGTTCCTGAAGGAACGTCGAGGCTCCGTATTACTTTCAGTGCTGCCCACAGCCGCGAGCATGTGGATCAGTTACTGAGTGCACTTGAGCGCACGGTAAGTCCGTTGCAGGAGGAAGTGGCATGAGTCTGCCCATCGTATTAATCAGTGGCTGGGGCATGCCGGCAACCGTGCTGGAACCACTGGCACAGGAGCTGGATGGCGATGGCCGTGCCTGCGTGGTTCAGTTACCGGGGCTGGTGGAAGAACCCGGTGCCCGCTATGGCTGGCAGGAGTTAATGGGTTATCTTGATCTGCACCTGCTGGAAACGCCGGTGGTACTGGTTGGCTGGTCGCTGGGTGGAACGCTGGCGGCACTCTATGCCAGTCAGAACCCTGACAAGGTAGCTGGTGTGGTGACCCTGGGCACAAATCCATGTTTTGTTCGAAATGACGACTGGCCTCAGGCGATGCTGCCCGCCACCTTCTCAAGCTTTTATGCGGGTATGGAAGAAGACCCGAAAGCGACCATTCAGCAGTTTTCAATGCTGTGTTCCATGGGCAACAGTAATCAGAAAGCATTGATGCGTGAACTGGCAACGTTGACTGAGGATGTTGATCTGGAACCTGCTATTTTGTTGGGCATGTTGAAATTGCTTGGCGAGAGTAATGTGCGTTCCCAGTTTGCTGATTTGCGTTGTCCGGTCATTCACTGCTTTGGTCGTCAGGATGCACTGGTGCCTGCTGACGTTGCCCAGCGCATTGAACAGGAATTTCCTGCCCATGCGGTGAATGTGTTCAATGGCGGGCACACGTTCTTTCTTGATAATGAAACCGGCATTACCCGTCAGGTAGCAGAACTGGTGACCCGTTTATGCACCAGAGGGTAACGTCATCCGTTGCCGGGGTGTGTCGGCCAGCTCGTGCAGATAAACGACGCATTGCCGTCAACTTCAGCCGCGCTGCCAAAACCTATGATTATGCGGCAGTCCTTCAGGATCGTGTGGCTGCCAGAGCCATGCTTGGGTTGCCTGCAGACTGGTTACCTGATTGTGTGTTGGATCTAGGGTCTGGCACCGGTAGCCAGACAACACTGCTGGCAGAGCATTACCCGCAGGCAACGGTTCTGGGAATGGATCTTGCGATAGGTATGGCTTCTCATGCCCGATCCAGTTATCCGGAGCTGAACTGGTGTTCTGGTGATATCGAACACTTGCCGTTTAAAAGCAATGCGCTGGATGTGGTGTTTTCCAGTCTTGCCATTCAGTGGTGCGACCTGAGCAGGGTGCTCGAAGAAGTTTATGACGTATTAAAACCCGGTGGTGTATTTGTCTTCTCAACACTGGCTGCCGGGACTATGCATGAGCTGAAACAGGCATGGAGCAGCGTTGACCGTCATGTGCATGTGAATACTTTTGATGCCTTCAGCACGCAAAAGCACTGCGTTCAACAATCTGGTTTTCAGTTGCACTCTTTTAAGCTGCAGACCGAGACCGTTTTCTACCTTACTGCCATGCAGCTACTCAGGGATATGAAAGCGCTTGGGGTAAACACGGTGCCGTCGCGTCAGAATGGACTGATGTCCCGCCAGCGAATCTTCAAGTTTCAGCAGGCTTATGAAATGTTCCGCACCGATAAAGGATTGCCTCTATCCTATGAAGTCATTTACGGCATACTCCGTAAACCTCAACGTTAACTGAAACTATAATCAGGCAGATAAGCCGGAGTATACACACTGATGGCTAACACCTATTTTGTTACCGGAACCGATACCGATGCAGGTAAAACGGTGGTTTCCTGTGGCCTGCTGGAAGCAGCCCGTCAGAAACAGTTGCAAACCATTGCCCTGAAGCCCATCTCGGCGGGTTGTGAATCCACACCGGAAGGGTTGCGTAATGGTGATGCCGTAAAACTGATGGAAGCCATGACCATTAAGTTGCCTTATGCCCAGGTTAACCCTGTTGCATTTGAGCCGCCTATTGCGCCTCATATTGCCGCAGAAGAAGAAGGCCGTCGTATTACCGTTGACCGGCTCTCGGGTATTTGTCGTGGAGCCCTGATGCGACAGCATGACCTGTCATTGATTGAAGGTGCGGGTGGTTGGCGAGTACCACTGAATAACCGTGAAATGCTGTCTGAACTGGCCGTTGAAATGAATACGCCGGTGATACTGGTCGTAGGCATGAAACTGGGCTGCCTGAGCCACGCTTTACTCAGTGTTGAATCCATTCTGCGAGATGGTTTAACGCTGGCAGGCTGGGTGGCAAACCGTATTGATCCGGATATGAATCATTTTGAAGAAAACGTTCAGACCTTGAAAGACAGCATTCCTGCGCCTTGCCTCGGGGTTATTCCATGGCTTGATTCTCTGGATAACGGTTCTGTTGCCGGGCATCTGGATATTCAGCCTCTGCTGAAATAATTGATAGCTATCCTGCCTTCCTCCAAAGAAAGGTCTTTTAGAAGATCTTTCTTTCTTCAGTAAAAGCCCATCTGATTTCCATCTTTCAGCCGCTCTTTTGAAGATGTTGCATCTTCACAGCTGTTCACAGCAGTTGACATTGAATTCGTTCATACGTAAGTTTAAAACAACTGTTTGAATTGCTGCTAAACTAAACCTATATAAATAAAAGAACAAGTGAGGTAGTCGCAATGCCGGAATATAAGGCACCTCTGAGAGATATTCGTTTCGTAAGGAACGAGTTGCTGTCATACCCTGAACACTACGCCAGTCTGCCGGGTGCAGAAGAAGCTACGCCTGATATGGTGGATGCCATTTTGCAGGAAGGGGCTAAATTCTGTGAGCAGGTATTATCTCCCCTCAATCAATCAGGTGATCAGGAGGGGTGTACCTGGAGTGAACACGGAGTAAAAACCCCGGCAGGATTCAAAGAGGCTTATCAGCAATATGTTGAAGGTGGCTGGCCTTCCCTTGCCAGTGATGAAGCCTATGGCGGACAAGGCTTGCCTCACTCACTGGGACTCTCCATCAGCGAGATGGTCGGGCAGTCAAACTGGTCCTGGGGCATGTATCCGGGGCTGAGCCACGGGGCGATGAGCACCATTGAAGCCCATGGCACGGAAGAACAGAAAGAAACCTACCTTACCAAGCTGGTGACCGGTGAGTGGACGGGAACCATGTGCCTGACCGAATCCCACTGTGGTACTGACCTTGGCATGCTTCGCACCAAGGCTGAGCCTAATGACGACGGTTCTTACCGCATTACCGGTACCAAAATATTCATCTCTGCCGGTGAGCACGATATGGCGGAAAATATCGTTCATATTGTTCTTGCCCGCCTGCCAGATGCTCCGGAAGGTACCAAGGGTATCTCGTTGTTTATTGTGCCCAAGTACCTGCCTCAGAGCATTGGGGAAAGCAACGGTGTCAGCTGTGGCTCCATCGAACACAAAATGGGTATCCACGCGAATGCAACCTGTGTCATGAATTTTGACGAGGCAACCGGCTTTTTGATCGGTCCAGAGAATA
Above is a window of Endozoicomonas montiporae CL-33 DNA encoding:
- a CDS encoding ComF family protein; its protein translation is MPVLVASTKLCGQCLKKTPVFNRCYSAFQYRFPVNHIIHRIKYSQQTALIKPMTASLAEVLRQHYHQEIWPEAIIPVPLHRKRLQQRGYNQALLLAKALNRQLKDKKMVLDKKMVKRIRATEAQQQLKASERLKNIRGAFVCRETGYRHVAIVDDVVTTGETVSELSRVLKKQGVKTIDVWCLVRTPAI
- the bioF gene encoding 8-amino-7-oxononanoate synthase, whose protein sequence is MDRSMDSSMNSWMDKELQQDLQSRREANLYRSRKTLETAQGPEVVIDGKPYLAFCNNDYLGLANHPEVVARLKKATADYGVGGGASHLVVGHSRAHHQLEEELAEFTGRDRVLLFSNGYMANLGVISALLNKQDAVFQDRLNHASLLDAGLLSGARFQRYLHNDVDNLTTRLERSDARRKLIVTDGVFSMDGDVAPLPELAELAKQQNAWLMVDDAHGFGCLGKMGGGVAEYFDLSQDDLPVLVGTLGKAFGTAGAFVAGSEALIETLIQFSRTYIYTTSMPPAVAAATRTSLKLLREETWRRDHLQVLVQYFRQGCEQLGLQLMESASPIQPVMVGSASSALAMSNALAEQGILVTAIRPPTVPEGTSRLRITFSAAHSREHVDQLLSALERTVSPLQEEVA
- the bioC gene encoding malonyl-ACP O-methyltransferase BioC → MHQRVTSSVAGVCRPARADKRRIAVNFSRAAKTYDYAAVLQDRVAARAMLGLPADWLPDCVLDLGSGTGSQTTLLAEHYPQATVLGMDLAIGMASHARSSYPELNWCSGDIEHLPFKSNALDVVFSSLAIQWCDLSRVLEEVYDVLKPGGVFVFSTLAAGTMHELKQAWSSVDRHVHVNTFDAFSTQKHCVQQSGFQLHSFKLQTETVFYLTAMQLLRDMKALGVNTVPSRQNGLMSRQRIFKFQQAYEMFRTDKGLPLSYEVIYGILRKPQR
- the bioB gene encoding biotin synthase BioB — protein: MTAPVGTTHSGTTLRHDWTVEEVEALFQQPFNDLIFQAQQTHREHFNPNQVQVSTLLSIKTGACPEDCKYCPQSGHYNTGLSKEKLMEVRKVLEEARAAKVSGATRFCMGAAWKNPPEKDLPYIMEMVKGVKEMGLETCMTLGMLNADQASRLAEAGLDYYNHNLDTSPEFYGSIITTRTFSDRLDTLQHVRDAGMNICSGGIVGLGETERDRAGMLVALANLPKHPESVPVNMLVRVEGTPLEDVETVDGIEFVRMIAVAKIMMPASSVRLSAGRENMSDELQALAFLAGANSIFLGDKLLTTPNPKESRDRQLFDKLGINMDDRTEQDAEAFARSCPLREQDNDHYYDAMKAS
- the bioD gene encoding dethiobiotin synthase; this translates as MANTYFVTGTDTDAGKTVVSCGLLEAARQKQLQTIALKPISAGCESTPEGLRNGDAVKLMEAMTIKLPYAQVNPVAFEPPIAPHIAAEEEGRRITVDRLSGICRGALMRQHDLSLIEGAGGWRVPLNNREMLSELAVEMNTPVILVVGMKLGCLSHALLSVESILRDGLTLAGWVANRIDPDMNHFEENVQTLKDSIPAPCLGVIPWLDSLDNGSVAGHLDIQPLLK
- a CDS encoding trypsin-like serine protease, which encodes MLIILCQIALLSSGVRAQHFFPAALAPGYLKMHESLLEKTFDEHASLREKRSINGMPDSGRWYWMIKIVRSSTAQPCTGIPLNARWVITAAHCTINETEGVLAIDYTANLGDQTEDKTVTAIKNYSQIHGARIPVKRIVKHPNSEAAKDDRASGIASTQNPATTPQTEAFAGGHVGVNDIALLELSFPLPVEVVNKTPPVNFNEVNIKPNLKATMAGYGDGYGTNPQNVPHYYSSTLRSFKKGDLKILTLPVKKKPKRGKVNSGPKRCKRLLSGNAEADNPMICDTGAPIPSNGDSGGPLVSNNMIIGTLYGGDTYSDMSFRTKDGAAVFEMERIKFEPILYHKHLITSNAGFQWTDHKIIPEGQGFSPVTTNYKKDDSGMAVVPVCRVKNADNSWSYGTMTKYIGLKHCRYSFYGFYRHKVAQLEDINFQVASGWENQNSESDAKIVWKKLHKKHLTPTSSSTTPIAIDFDSKGNSLYLCALISDEDGGTTHLENGEFGIISKQSKRCKIGNKAFRFSPNRNRFFWVLSIQSPMHQTQFSNQ
- a CDS encoding alpha/beta fold hydrolase, with amino-acid sequence MSLPIVLISGWGMPATVLEPLAQELDGDGRACVVQLPGLVEEPGARYGWQELMGYLDLHLLETPVVLVGWSLGGTLAALYASQNPDKVAGVVTLGTNPCFVRNDDWPQAMLPATFSSFYAGMEEDPKATIQQFSMLCSMGNSNQKALMRELATLTEDVDLEPAILLGMLKLLGESNVRSQFADLRCPVIHCFGRQDALVPADVAQRIEQEFPAHAVNVFNGGHTFFLDNETGITRQVAELVTRLCTRG
- a CDS encoding serine/threonine protein kinase, whose product is MNSSAQHPYDQLTPDRVLDAIESQGYLSDARIMALNSYENRVYQVGIEESLRIIAKFYRPQRWTKEQILEEHEFSLELHDMEFPIVPPLKNEQGETLHEFEGFQFALFERKGGYPPELDNFDHLLTLGRCMGRLHQLGSAKPFEHRPAINLQRYGKDNVEWLLENDFIPTPLLPAYETLSRDILNKLENIEKQYQPKAIRVHGDAHCGNILWRDDNAHFVDFDDTCMAPAIQDLWMFLSGDRANQTAQLSELLEGYNEFYDFSPIELNLIEYFRTLRLMNYSGWLAKRWQDPAFPMAFPWFNTERYWSEHILELREQMAALDEPPLTIMP